From Primulina huaijiensis isolate GDHJ02 chromosome 15, ASM1229523v2, whole genome shotgun sequence, one genomic window encodes:
- the LOC140960279 gene encoding uncharacterized protein → MDEKALAKSKRAHSLRHTKKNNHHSASKVPSVSSGTATANKKPSGEQVGENLRKPHGSRALPSNWDRYGEEFNLGSEDPSGESASAPTEFVVPKSKGADYAFLISEARSQPLSNYSSDIFRSLSDNIEEYTQGFGPMLSVNGQSMLSWIAEDDFDFDFEKKSSSSFEAPFLSLNLDALAEQLGKAKLSDRLFLEPDILLPRELFNDELQACGEDNDHLQTRASAVEIDSEASSSLIQDMDDNENGQPLPYSESMSPSSTVAINNSIAILKEGLHSMDQNTYKVGQTQETEQKYISKPKVDSAARKPSTFEAANAEADLNTLLNSFVETKFLEPSTNPPKKSGHISDISRENTGVTSSVGISSVQYASADIKKKGTDRMKTPMMSVKIDDDIDTRLKETSNVVKIDGGSLSQDQEFLDITPLQSNGNSTSKIQDDFDSWLDSI, encoded by the exons ATGGATGAAAAAGCATTGGCGAAATCGAAGAGAGCTCATTCACTACGACATACCAAGAAGAATAACCACCATTCAGCATCAAAAGTGCCTTCTGTAAGTTCAGGTACGGCCACTGCCAATAAGAAGCCATCGGGTGAGCAAGTTGGAGAGAATCTCCGGAAACCTCATGGCTCTAGAGCACTCCCTTCAAATTGGGATCGTTACGGTGAAGAATTTAACTTGGGTTCAGAAGATCCATCGGGGGAGAGCGCTAGTGCACCAACTGAATTTGTTGTGCCTAAGAGTAAAGGGGCGGATTATGCTTTCTTAATTTCGGAGGCCAGATCTCAGCCACTATCAAATTATTCTTCAGACATTTTTCGTTCCCTCAGTGATAATATTGAAG AATATACTCAGGGATTTGGTCCGATGCTCTCTGTCAATGGGCAAAGCATGCTTTCATGGATTGCGGAggatgattttgattttgattttgagaaaaaatcaaGTAGCAGTTTTGAg GCACCATTTCTTTCCCTTAATCTCGATGCTCTGGCAGAACAACTGGGAAAGGCTAAGCTATCAGATAGGCTATTTCTCGAACCAGATATACTGCTACCTCGTGAGCTG TTCAATGATGAGTTACAGGCTTGTGGCGAAGACAATGATCATCTTCAAACTCGTGCATCTGCAGTTGAAATAGATTCTGAAGCATCATCATCTCTAATCCAAGATATGGATGACAATGAGAATGGTCAACCCTTGCCCTATAGTGAATCCATGTCACCATCTAGCACCGTTGCTATAAACAATTCAATTGCAATTCTGAAAGAAGGATTACACTCAATGGACCAAAATACGTATAAAGTTGGGCAGACGCAAGAAACAGAGCAGAAGTACATTTCTAAACCCAAAGTGGATTCTGCTGCTAGGAAACCATCTACTTTTGAGGCAGCAAATGCAGAAGCAGACCTCAACACGCTTCTGAACTCATTTGTTGAAACCAAGTTCCTTGAGCCTTCAACAAATCCACCCAAAAAGTCCGGCCACATATCTGACATCTCTCGAGAAAATACAGGCGTTACGTCATCTGTAGGAATTTCATCTGTACAATATGCATCGGCTGATATTAAGAAGAAAGGCACGGATAGGATGAAAACTCCAATGATGTCTGTCAAAattgatgatgatattgatacCCGTCTCAAGGAAACGTCTAATGTGGTAAAAATTGATGGTGGATCACTTTCCCAGGACCAGGAGTTCCTAGACATAACACCTTTACAATCTAACGGTAATTCGACATCTAAAATTCAGGATGATTTTGATTCATGGTTAGATTCCATTTAA